One genomic window of Cricetulus griseus strain 17A/GY chromosome 3, alternate assembly CriGri-PICRH-1.0, whole genome shotgun sequence includes the following:
- the LOC100774725 gene encoding glycine N-acyltransferase isoform X2: MIVQLQGAQMLQMLEKSLRKYLPESLKVYGTVYHMNHGNPFNLKALVDKWPEFNTVVVRPQEQDMANDLDHYTNTYQIFSKDPQNCQKFLDSPEVINWKQHLQIQSSQSRLNEVIQNLASIRSSQVNHSENILYVAAETIKNLFPSLLDTKNLLPGGVKPKAINQDVFKLSSLDVTHASLVNEFWLFGGNELSQRFIERCIKKFPSSCVLGPEGTPASWTLMDQTGEIRMGGTMPKYRTQGLVSFVVYSQEQLMRKRGFPIYSHTDKSNTIMQKMSHSLQHFRMPCAWNQWKCVPV; encoded by the exons ATGATTGTCCAACTGCAAGGTGCACAGATGCTGCAGATGCTGGAGAAATCTTTGAGGAAGTATCTTCCTGAATCCTTAAAG GTTTATGGGACTGTCTATCACATGAACCATGGAAACCCATTCAACCTAAAAGCCCTAGTTGACAAGTGGCCTGAATTTAACACAGTGGTTGTCCGTCCCCAGGAACAG GACATGGCAAATGACCTTGATCACTACACCAATACTTACCAAATCTTCTCTAAAGACCCCCAGAATTGTCAGAAGTTCCTGGACTCCCCAGAAGTCATCAACTGGAAACAGCATTTGCAGATTCAAA GTTCCCAGTCCCGCCTGAATGAAGTGATACAAAATCTTGCAAGCATTCGGTCTTCCCAAGTCAACCATTCAGAAAACATCCTCTATGTAGCAGCAGAGACAATCAAGAACCTGTTCCCTTCCCTGCTGGATACAAAGAATTTATTGCCAGGTGGTGTCAAGCCAAAGGCCAT CAATCAAGACGTGTTTAAACTTTCATCCTTGGATGTCACCCATGCTTCCTTGGTGAATGAATTCTGGCTTTTTGGTGGCAATGAATTGAGCCAGAGATTCATCGAACGCTGTATAAAGAAATTCCCAAGTTCCTGTGTCCTGGGTCCTGAGGGAACCCCTGCATCTTGGACCCTAATGGACCAAACCGGAGAGATTCGGATGGGAGGCACCATGCCTAAGTACCGAACCCAAGGTCTTGTCTCTTTCGTTGTCTATTCACAAGAGCAGCTTATGAGGAAACGTGGCTTTCCTATTTATTCTCACACAGACAAAAGCAATACTATTATGCAAAAAATGAGTCACTCATTGCAGCATTTCCGCATGCCCTGTGCCTGGAACCAATggaagtgtgtgcctgtgtga